A DNA window from Centroberyx gerrardi isolate f3 chromosome 5, fCenGer3.hap1.cur.20231027, whole genome shotgun sequence contains the following coding sequences:
- the LOC139928449 gene encoding guanylin → MKTMLPTIALLILALGLASEAVQVQEGEFSFSLEAVRKLQELTESSSATGKQNPRLRTSSVSVCADPALPEEFLPLCQQKGASLSLSRLAFVPMDVCEICAFAACTGC, encoded by the exons ATGAAGACCATGCTGCCCACCATCGCTCTGCTGATCCTGGCTCTCGGCTTGGCCTCCGAGGCAGTGCAGGTCCAA gaGGGTGAATTTTCTTTCTCCCTGGAGGCAGTGAGGAAGCTCCAGGAGCTGACGGAAAGCAGCAGCGCGACAGGGAAACAAAACCCGCGGCTCAGGACCAGCAGCGTGTCCGTCTGTGCCGACCCCGCCCTTCCAGAGGAGTTCCTGCCCCTCTGCCAGCAGAAAGGAGcaagcctgtctctctccagactAG CATTTGTTCCCATGGACGTCTGTGAGATCTGCGCCTTTGCTGCCTGCACCGGCTGCTAA